In one Thermococcus sp. 2319x1 genomic region, the following are encoded:
- a CDS encoding carbohydrate ABC transporter permease yields the protein MDKKTMAALALILPGMVAFLFFNIYPILYSIYIAFTNAKLGNFPIQAPTAEPLRFVGLENFRWALSDPKFRSAFVWTWIFVATSVTLKVVVGILLSVLYNNKYVKGKFFYRALLIIPWALPLLFSVMVWRFMFDPVVGPVNIMLRNLGITNPPDWMTSVTWGFVALNVIEVWLAYPFMMTVITSALQSVPDTLIEAAIIDGASYWQRLTKVVIPIVSKPIAFATILTSAASFQYFLVPFIYNAGLFEDRFLLLYGYRKAFGSSVPHYGRAAAILLIATIVLAVYMFVNMRVTRLQEGVKG from the coding sequence ATGGACAAAAAAACAATGGCCGCTCTCGCTTTAATATTACCCGGCATGGTAGCGTTCTTGTTTTTTAACATCTATCCAATCTTATACTCCATTTATATTGCGTTCACAAATGCCAAGTTGGGTAATTTTCCAATACAGGCTCCCACCGCAGAGCCGTTGAGGTTTGTTGGGTTGGAAAACTTTAGATGGGCGTTAAGTGATCCAAAGTTCAGATCCGCTTTTGTGTGGACTTGGATTTTTGTGGCAACGAGTGTTACTTTGAAGGTAGTTGTTGGAATTCTTTTGAGTGTTCTGTATAATAACAAGTACGTAAAGGGCAAATTCTTTTATAGAGCCCTTTTGATAATTCCATGGGCACTGCCATTGCTTTTTTCCGTGATGGTATGGCGCTTTATGTTTGATCCTGTTGTTGGCCCGGTTAACATAATGTTGAGGAACTTGGGGATAACGAACCCACCAGACTGGATGACGAGTGTAACTTGGGGCTTTGTTGCTTTAAACGTAATTGAAGTGTGGCTTGCATATCCGTTTATGATGACGGTAATAACCTCAGCCCTTCAGAGTGTTCCGGATACACTCATTGAGGCAGCGATTATTGATGGGGCAAGCTACTGGCAGAGATTGACAAAGGTGGTTATCCCGATTGTCAGCAAGCCTATTGCTTTTGCCACAATTCTAACTTCCGCGGCAAGCTTTCAGTACTTCCTTGTCCCCTTCATTTACAACGCAGGTCTTTTTGAAGACAGATTTCTGCTCCTTTATGGATATAGAAAAGCTTTCGGCAGTTCAGTTCCCCACTACGGAAGAGCGGCAGCCATTTTGCTTATAGCAACAATAGTCCTTGCAGTTTATATGTTCGTTAACATGAGGGTAACAAGACTGCAGGAGGGTGTTAAGGGATGA